One Marasmius oreades isolate 03SP1 chromosome 2, whole genome shotgun sequence DNA segment encodes these proteins:
- a CDS encoding uncharacterized protein (BUSCO:EOG09260274), with protein sequence MVVRSVSAIFVTTLFTLLSCQDNHSTISSFTSFFDSPALWSSLYPAERCSFWDGGSFGFGQPNVRKSGWILLQALLRALKGLADHQKTLLSTLGTAVLRSAWIERDRTVQQNMWQPLLLFLKEFPQSWKIEVESESDDEDEEENKPSRQLRSSLAYAEFLQFLQSGCGGSPIQGYPTVVIILSTIPSETLASPTHSLDEFFTSFWAAIDGRALSSLERSAACAQFLSAFLECLVFLVKRSWRDKERTDGNVQSLFPHASSPTEVDGSVKVMVKKQLERVWTELESFALKVEEKVASEQLCRTLEHLGKIDAALWQSSWEALSDFIRHSFMKAPTLVCSVVAALLNAEGKLREAGHELLHKIVGQALHQYQATLAAVQEPEMQQKAKPLTKFFVSAFEFLGEELRKDSVLCENMDQLATRNAYTLLFASEVKHSFLLAYLSSNLVAEEKRQRCWQHLLAEISLYPDALVLNLSRTLDALDADDRLHNLRPKADELDSLVGRFLIEALGDSFGHVPLIRRILKNPRPLLSDSCRLELSQSLASSFSLLLDNALHEEDVLISSFDVVLDLLAIVLQNERGNGSLAPTVLPEVFVFAHLLSKFHDPSPALSTARRIWEEWKKETDGGNEAVNGQIVERLRIILADVDSRSLPEHIIQASRSLPSVDPLLGLLPSEADLNRMLDSLASDPIHHSLAVLEPLIPPPSMFLEESFSPPSFDSHGHSHYARLVTALISIIVEDRQTAKQNVWILRHLFAFSIYAEDLINFPAGRSPLFSKTAIDFELGDLVSKVHQITTYILFTSGNETKDALEVLTGKSKVETAGLTKFIVDMIKVSQATETIRDFRVLCRVLHHVFDDVERNEAEQWAAFARSIERTAPNTSIAIMSLINAFGSEPPRLERYRNELAALLTGVRASNVDTEGLMILRKLAAVAPPVDSDVVFLPQHRAVNVIKTFQQWVTSDDDDVGEDVECAMTLVFGHLTPILQHVAGNHWAFIFDVVENNLENSEMSNASTLVTLARTLNLITLIQDLASTNKALRVEWRERESSILTAVRDFAASQLDSQAPSAPASACRELILSIVQNLPSNLVDHESLPKMCHLLSDPSLDVQKMAYKLLQQVAKKRTEHFVVEAGVDTEDKFKAELPHELLVALQQQNSDFNLSETDQEQNMFGYLLGWMLLFDLFIDTSMKVRSGYIEHLRNLEIIPTCFIPTIFALLDLDSGGAIKAFKLDVWEVEEYHVAYYEPGEPFSLPVLAAHLYYRALLTVPSIFYSWVLDCKDAQLSSAIEQYTSTHFSPAIINTELDHVKGAADLAGDENLSIKVANSVNEVAATYLVDEHQLEIKIRIPNDWPLHRIEIRDIKMVGVDEKRWRAWILAVQQILWAQNGRIADGLALFKKNVALHFEGQVECAICYSIISVMDGSLPKKPCRTCKNRFHAGCLFKWFNTSHSSSCPLCRSDILH encoded by the exons ATGGTTGTTAGGTCTGTATCTGCGATTTTTGTCACAACTTTATTCACTCTTCTCTCTTGTCAAGACAACCACAGTACGATATCGTCCTTCACATCGTTTTTTGACAGTCCCGCCCTTTGGTCAAGTCTATATCCTGCAGAACGCTGTTCGTTTTGGGATGGAGGGTCTTTCGGTTTCGGGCAGCCTAACGTCAGGAAGAGCGGCTGGATATTACTACAAGCGTTATTGCGGGCGCTAAAAGGACTTGCCGACCACCAGAAGACTCTTTTGTCAACTCTGGGCACGGCCGTTCTACGCTCAGCATGGATTGAGCGGGACAGGACTGTTCAACAGAATATGTGGCAGCCACTACTTCTCTTTCTAAAAG AATTTCCGCAGTCCTGGAAGATCGAGGTAGAAAGCGAAtcggatgatgaagacgaagaagaaaacaagCCATCCAGGCAGCTACGCTCCTCTCTTGCATATGCCGAATTCCTTCAATTCCTCCAGTCAGGATGTGGTGGCTCGCCAATACAAGGCTATCCAACGGTAGTCATCATCCTTTCCACAATCCCTTCGGAG ACCCTCGCATCACCAACACATTCACTCGATGAGTTTTTTACCTCATTCTGGGCAGCTATCGATGGCCGTGCATTAAGCTCTTTGGAAAGATCGGCCGCATGCGCTCAGTTCTTATCCGCGTTTCTGGAGTGCTTAGTATTTTTGGTGAAACGGTCGTGGCGGGATAAGGAAAGGACCGATGGCAACGTCCAGTCGTTGTTCCCTCATGCTTCCAGTCCGACGGAAGTCGATGGTTCTGTTAAGGTTATGGTGAAGAAACAGCTGGAACGAGTTTGGACGGAACTCGAATCATTTGCGTTaaaggttgaagagaaagtGGCTAGCGAGCAGCTTTGTAGGACTttggaacacttgggaaagATCGATGCGG CGCTATGGCAATCGTCTTGGGAAGCTTTATCGGACTTCATCAGGCATTCGTTTATGAAGGCACCCACGTTAGTCTGTAGTGTCGTCGCTGCACTCTTGAACGCCGAAGGGAAGCTCAGGGAGGCTGGCCACGAACTCTTGCACAAAATCGTGGGCCAAGCTCTCCATCAGTATCAGGCAACTTTGGCCGCTGTACAAGAGCCTGAAATGCAGCAGAAGGCCAAACCACTGACGAAGTTCTTTGTCTCCGCTTTTGAATTCCTTGGAGAGGAGTTGCGCAAAGATTCAGTGTTATGCGAG AACATGGATCAATTGGCGACACGAAATGCATATACCTTACTTTTCGCTTCAGAAGTTAAACATTCGTTCCTACTCGCATATCTCTCGTCAAATCTAGTTGCAGAGGAGAAAAGGCAGAGGTGCTGGCAGCATCTTCTCGCAGAGATCTCTCTCTATCCGGATGCTCTGGTTCTCAACTTGTCGCGAACCCTCGATGCGTTGGATGCGGACGATAGGCTACATAACCTCAGGCCTAAGGCCGACGAGTTGGATTCCTTGGTTGGAAGATTTCTGATTGAAGCCCTTGGAGATAGTTTTGGACATGTACCCCTCATAAGAAGGATATTGAAAAACCCGA GACCTCTCCTCTCCGACAGTTGCCGTCTCGAGCTATCTCAAAGCCTTGCGTCTTCTTTTTCACTCCTACTTGATAATGCATTGCACGAAGAGGACGTTTTGATAAGTAGCTTTGACGTCGTGCTGGATCTCCTTGCCATCGTATTGCAGAACGAGCGCGGAAACGGAAGTCTTGCCCCTACCGTGTTACCGGAAGTCTTCGTGTTCGCGCACCTCCTATCAAAGTTCCACGATCCTTCACCTGCGTTGAGTACGGCACGAAGGATATGGGAAGAATggaagaaagaaacggaTGGAGGCAATGAAGCAGTGAATGGTCAGATCGTAGAAAGATTACGGATCATATTGGCGGATGTTGATTCACGGTCATT GCCAGAACATATCATTCAAGCCTCCAGATCTCTTCCCTCTGTCGATCCCCTTCTTGGCCTCCTACCATCAGAAGCCGATCTCAACCGCATGTTGGATAGCCTGGCTTCAGACCCCATTCATCACAGCTTAGCGGTTCTCGAACCTCTGATACCTCCTCCGTCCATGTTTTTGGAGGAGTCGTTCTCACCTCCCTCATTCGACTCTCACGGCCATTCCCACTATGCACGCCTAGTAACCGCCTTGATCTCTATTATCGTCGAAGATCGTCAAACAGCCAAACAAAACGTTTGGATTCTTCGACATCTTTTTGCGTTTTCAATATACGCTGAAGATCTGATCAATTTCCCTGCTGGTCGAAGCCCGTTATTCTCTAAAACCGCGATCGATTTTGAATTGGGCGATTTGGTCTCGAAGGTTCATCAGATAACGACATATATACTGTTTACGTCTGGCAATGAAACAAAGGATGCTTTGGAGGTTCTGACCGGGAAGTCGAAGGTAGAAACTGCTGGATTGACGAAGTTCATTGTGGACATGATTAAGGTGTCTCAGGCTACGGAGACCATCAGAGATTTCCGCGTGTTGTGTCGCGTCCTGCATCATGTATTTGATGATGTTGAGAGGAATGAAGCTGAGCAGTGGGCTGCGTTCGCGAGGAGTATCGAAAGAACTG CCCCAAACACTTCCATCGCAATCATGTCTTTAATCAACGCTTTCGGCTCTGAACCCCCTCGACTGGAGAGATACCGAAATGAACTTGCTGCTTTGTTGACGGGTGTTCGCGCTTCGAATGTTGATACTGAAGGGTTGATGATTCTTCGTAAATTGGCAGCTGTAGCTCCCCCGGTCGACTCGGATGTGGTTTTCTTACCCCAACACAGAGCTGTGAACGTCATCAAAACATTCCAACAGTGGGTTACAtctgacgatgacgacgttGGTGAAGACGTTGAATGTGCAATGACCCTGGTTTTTGGGCATCTCACCCCTATTCTTCAGCATGTTGCGGGTAATCATTGGGCGTTCATTTTTGATGTGGTTGAGAACAATCTTGAA AATTCTGAGATGTCGAACGCCTCTACACTAGTTACGCTGGCGAGGACACTGAATCTGATCACCTTGATACAAGACCTCGCGTCCACGAATAAAGCTTTGCGCGTTGAATGGCGAGAGCGAGAGTCTTCTATACTGACCGCGGTGAGGGATTTCGCTGCCTCGCAACTAG ATTCTCAAGCTCCGTCAGCTCCAGCATCTGCATGCCGCGAGCTTATTCTTTCGATTGTTCAGAACCTGCCTTCAAACCTAGTTGACCACGAAAGTCTTCCCAAG ATGTGTCATCTTCTCTCGGACCCTTCCCTGGACGTTCAAAAGATGGCGTATAAGCTACTTCAACAGGTGGCTAAGAAGCGAACGGAACATTTCGTGGTCGAAGCAGGTGTGGATACGGAGGACAAGTTCAAGGCTGAACTACCTCATGAACTTTTGGTCGCGCTTCAACAACAGAACTCCGACTTCAATCTTAGTGAAACTGATCAGGAACAG AACATGTTCGGGTATCTCTTGGGATGGATGTTGTTATTCGATTTGTTCATTGACACA TCGATGAAAGTCCGCTCTGGCTATATCGAACACCTCCGGAATCTGGAGATCATTCCGACATGCTTTATACCGACTATATTTGCGCTTCTCGACCTTGACAGCGGGGGTGCCATCAAGGCGTTCAAGTTGGATGTAtgggaggtggaggaatACCATGTTGCCT ACTACGAGCCTGGGGAACCTTTCAGTCTTCCTGTACTCGCTGCGCATCTGTACTACCGTGCACTTCTTACGGTACCTTCCATATTCTACAGCTGGGTCTTGGATTGCAAAGATGCTCAGCTATCATCCGCCATTGAACAGTATACCTCGACGCACTTCTCCCCTGCTATCATTAATACCGAGCTTGACCATGTCAAAGGTGCTGCGGATCTTGCAGGAGACGAGAATCTTTCTATCAAAGTTGCCAACTCGGTCAACGAGGTCGCTGCTACTTATTTAGTGGATGAGCATCAGCTGGAGATAAAGATCAGGATACCCAACGACTGGCCTTTACACCGAATTGAAATCCGGGACATCAAGATGGTTGGTGTGGACGAGAAACGTTGGAGAGCATGGATTTTGGCGGTACAACAAATCTTGTGGGCTCAAAACGGAAGGATAGCGGATGGATTGGCGTTGTTCAAGAAAAATGTGGCTTTGCATTTCGAAGGGCAGGTGGAGTGCGCGATATGTTATTC GATCATTAGTGTCATGGACGGAAGTCTACCCAAGAAGCCGTGTAGGACTTGCAAAAACCGATTCCATGCAGGGTGTTTGTTCAAG TGGTTCAATACAAGTCATTCTTCCAGTTGCCCGCTTTGTCGGTCAGATATTCTGCATTAA
- a CDS encoding uncharacterized protein (CAZy:GH109) has product MTSTVDRSLGGRVAIVGTGSRAAMFIRGIVERPTSSVVAILEPNSVRAKYYNNLLDSLGAPRVPTYQPEQFKEMLEKERVETIVVTCVDALHHLYIIPALEAGVRVLTEKPMTTDVNKCRAILEAVERTGRHLTVTFNYRYNPVHELVKRTIAEGKIGQVLSVHFEWLLDTVHGADYFRRWHRLKSSSGGLMVHKSGHHFDLVNWWLDSSPVTVAGMGRLAFYGEENGRKHGWVKESYERARGSEVAKSDPFSLRMEDDETLVQLYANAEGEDGYHRDQSVFAASNSKNAITIEDDMSLLVRYRSGATMTYHLTAYSPWEGYRVMFNGSKGRLELHVCESEYRLPSTVENKGDGIGGLIHGKGSLPNIGETKVTIHPLWEKPRELEVQVDHGAHGGGDRRMLSVLFGAKVGEVVNSGDASKQGADERDGARALAIGLAANESFQTGKFVEISALGLGEL; this is encoded by the exons ATGACTTCGACGGTCGATAGATCCCTAGGCGGACGCGTAGCGATTGTGGGAACGGGTAGTCGAGCAGCAATGTTCATCCGAGGAATCGTCGAGCGGCCCACTAGCAGCGTGGTGGCAATTCTGGAACCCAACTCCGTTCGCGCCAAGTATTACAACAACCTTCTCGATTCACTGGGAGCGCCAAGGGTACCGACGTATCAACCAGAACAGTTTAAGGAGatgttggagaaggagagggtgGAGACAATCGTGGTAACGTGCGTAGACGCGCTGCACCATTTGTATATCATTCCTGCTCTGGAAGCTGGCG TCCGCGTTCTGACGGAGAAGCCGATGACCACCGATGTCAACAAGTGTAGAGCCATTCTGGAAGCTGTGGAGCGTACAGGGCGTCATTTGACCGTTACTTTCAATTACCG ATATAACCCAGTGCATGAATTGGTGAAACGAACGATCGCAGAGGGCAAGATCGGACAAG TTCTTTCCGTCCATTTCGAGTGGCTCCTGGACACCGTTCACGGCGCAGATTACTTCCGTCGCTGGCATCGTCTGAAGTCATCTTCTGGAGGTCTCATGGTCCACAAATCAGGGCACCATTTCGATCTCGTGAATTGGTGGTTAGATTCGTCACCCGTGACTGTCGCTGGTATGGGAAGATTGGCTTTCTACGGCGAggaaaatggaaggaagcatGGATGGGTGAAGGAAAGTTATGAAAGAGCGAGAGGAAGCGAAGTTGCCAAGAGCGATCCATTCTCGTTGAGAATGGAGGACGACGAAACGTTGGTACAGTTATACGCGAATGCTGAGGGGGAAGATGGATATCATCGAGACCAAAGC GTTTTCGCAGCCTCCAATTCCAAAAATGCGATCACCATAGAGGATGATATGTCCCTTCTCGTCCGCTATCGTTCAGGTGCCACCATGACTTATCACCTGACAGCGTATTCCCCATGGGAGGGTTATCGTGTAATGTTCAACGGCTCTAAAGGACGGCTTGAGCTCCATGTCTGTGAATCCGAATATCGACTTCCCTCGACCGTTGAGAACAAGGGAGATGGGATCGGCGGTTTAATCCATGGTAAAGGTTCGCTGCCGAATATAGGCGAAACCAAGGTGACCATACACCCTCTATGGGAAAAACCCAGAGAGCTGGAGGTTCAGGTCGATCACGGCGCACACGGAGGAGGAGACCGAAGGATGCTGAGTGTGTTATTTGGGGCGAAAGTCGGCGAGGTGGTAAATAGCGGAGATGCTTCTAAACAAGGGGCGGACGAGAGAGATGGAGCGAGAGCGTTGGCAATAGGACTGGCCGCGAATGAGAGCTTCCAGACGGGTAAATTCGTAGAGATTTCTGCGTTGGGACTGGGTGAATTGTGA